From Burkholderia sp. WP9, a single genomic window includes:
- a CDS encoding helix-turn-helix domain-containing protein, with the protein MATATPDRIILSDDDATVLSAASRLMGAALDHSRAHSVALVEEGAHGDIARIEVPPATLRVLSRVLAMMASEQVFVLYPTDTELSTKQAADLLGVSRPFLIARLEAGELPFRKVGRHRRMRMDDVMRYKETMRAIRKSALDEIVATSESIGGYDL; encoded by the coding sequence ATGGCCACCGCTACACCCGATCGCATCATCCTGTCGGACGACGACGCAACCGTGCTGTCCGCTGCGAGCCGCCTGATGGGCGCTGCGCTCGATCACTCACGCGCGCATAGCGTTGCGCTGGTCGAAGAGGGTGCGCATGGAGATATCGCCCGCATCGAGGTTCCGCCCGCCACGTTGCGGGTTCTCTCGCGTGTGCTGGCCATGATGGCCAGTGAGCAGGTGTTCGTTCTTTATCCAACTGACACCGAATTGAGCACCAAGCAGGCGGCAGATTTGCTCGGCGTGTCGCGGCCATTTCTGATCGCTCGCCTTGAGGCCGGTGAGCTGCCCTTCCGAAAGGTCGGGCGGCATCGCCGCATGCGTATGGACGACGTCATGCGCTACAAGGAAACCATGCGTGCAATACGCAAGAGTGCGCTGGACGAGATCGTGGCCACTAGCGAATCGATAGGTGGATACGATCTGTAA
- a CDS encoding efflux transporter outer membrane subunit, translating into MKRFESLSGWGRAATSGLLVALLAACSVEPTYKRPEVDTPVAFKEAPAASAPSATSGAISGAAAQENGTWKQAQPADDAHRGEWWTIFGDAQLNALEEQAAAANQDLKAAAARVQQARAVTQAAKSDWFPKLDAGFGPTRERASAASQFQPDSAGGTNGTIWRAQVGASYEADLFGRVGSNVNASRADEQQSEALFRSVQLSLQADVAQNYFQLRELDTDQDLYRRTVALREDTLKLVERRFREGDIGELDVSRARNELASARADAVGVARQRAASEHSLAILLGKPPADFSFAEAPLVPVTVRVPPGLPSALLERRPDISAAERAMQAANARVGLAKSAFFPKLDITGAAGFESATLGNLFMWSSRAFILGPFAGTALTLPLFDGGRRKANLAQARSKYDEDVAQYRQQVLVAFREVEDNLADLRLLDDQMREQNNAVQASQRAAHLSRTQYTEGAVSYLDVIDGERQVLISQLQASHLSGTQAVATVNLIRALGGGWSGDGAADTAVGAVAPASASVAAAAPVAASVQQVAKR; encoded by the coding sequence ATGAAACGCTTTGAATCTTTGAGTGGGTGGGGCCGGGCGGCTACCAGCGGTTTGCTGGTCGCGTTGCTCGCCGCCTGCTCCGTGGAACCCACGTACAAGCGGCCGGAAGTGGATACGCCGGTGGCGTTCAAGGAAGCGCCGGCTGCTTCGGCGCCGTCGGCTACGTCGGGTGCAATATCGGGTGCGGCGGCGCAGGAGAACGGCACGTGGAAGCAGGCGCAGCCCGCAGACGACGCGCATCGCGGCGAATGGTGGACGATTTTCGGCGACGCGCAACTCAATGCGCTCGAAGAGCAGGCGGCCGCCGCCAATCAGGATCTGAAGGCGGCCGCGGCGCGCGTGCAGCAGGCGCGGGCGGTGACGCAGGCGGCGAAGTCCGACTGGTTCCCGAAGCTCGACGCGGGCTTCGGCCCGACCCGCGAGCGTGCCTCCGCGGCATCGCAATTCCAGCCGGATAGCGCGGGCGGCACGAACGGCACGATCTGGCGCGCGCAAGTCGGCGCGTCGTACGAAGCGGATCTGTTCGGGCGGGTCGGCTCAAACGTGAACGCGTCGCGTGCGGACGAGCAGCAAAGCGAGGCGCTGTTCCGTTCCGTGCAACTCTCGTTGCAGGCGGACGTCGCGCAGAACTACTTCCAGTTGCGTGAGCTGGATACGGATCAGGATCTGTACCGCCGTACTGTGGCGCTGCGCGAAGACACGCTGAAACTGGTCGAGCGGCGTTTCAGGGAAGGCGATATCGGCGAGCTGGATGTGTCGCGGGCTCGCAATGAACTCGCGAGTGCGCGAGCGGATGCCGTGGGCGTGGCGCGTCAGCGCGCGGCGTCGGAGCACAGCCTTGCGATTCTGCTTGGCAAGCCGCCAGCGGATTTCTCTTTCGCGGAAGCGCCGCTCGTTCCGGTGACGGTGCGTGTGCCGCCGGGTCTGCCCTCGGCATTGCTTGAACGCCGGCCGGATATTTCGGCGGCGGAACGCGCGATGCAGGCCGCGAATGCGCGAGTCGGTCTTGCCAAATCGGCGTTCTTCCCGAAGCTCGATATCACCGGCGCGGCTGGTTTTGAATCGGCGACGCTCGGCAATCTTTTCATGTGGTCGAGCCGCGCGTTCATTCTCGGGCCGTTTGCGGGCACGGCGTTGACGCTGCCTTTGTTCGACGGCGGCCGCCGCAAGGCGAACCTCGCGCAGGCCCGTTCGAAGTATGACGAGGACGTGGCGCAGTATCGTCAGCAGGTGCTGGTGGCATTCCGTGAGGTCGAAGACAACCTGGCCGATCTGCGCCTGCTCGACGATCAGATGCGCGAGCAGAACAATGCGGTGCAGGCATCGCAACGGGCGGCGCATCTGTCGCGTACGCAGTACACGGAAGGTGCGGTCAGCTACCTGGACGTGATCGACGGCGAACGGCAGGTGCTGATTTCGCAACTGCAGGCGAGCCATTTGTCGGGCACGCAAGCGGTGGCGACGGTTAATCTGATTCGCGCGCTGGGCGGTGGTTGGAGTGGGGACGGGGCGGCCGACACGGCGGTGGGCGCCGTCGCGCCGGCTTCGGCTTCGGTGGCTGCCGCGGCTCCTGTGGCCGCTTCCGTGCAGCAGGTGGCGAAGCGGTAA
- a CDS encoding efflux RND transporter permease subunit: MNISKFFIDRPIFAGVLSVLILLAGVISLFKLPISEYPEVVPPSVVVHAQYPGANPKVIAEAVASPLEEQINGVENMLYMQSQANSDGNLTLTVTFKLGTNPDLATQLVQNRVNQALPRLPEDVQRLGVTTIKSSPTLTMVVHLISPNNRYDMTYLRNYALLNVKDRLARIQGVGEVQLWGSGDYAMRVWLDPQKVAQRGLTATEVVNAIREQNIQVAAGVIGASPSVPGTQLQLSVNARGRLKTEGEFGDIIVKTTPDGGVTYLKDIARIELAASEYGLRSLLDNKPAVALAINQAPGANSLAISDQVRSAMKELAEDMPAGVEYKIVYDPTQFVRSSIEAVVHTLLEAIALVVIVVIVFLQTWRASIIPLIAVPVSIVGTFSLLLAFGFSINALSLFGMVLAIGIVVDDAIVVVENVERNIENGLSARDATYKAMQEVSGPIIAIALTLVAVFVPLAFMTGLTGQFYKQFAMTIAISTVISAFNSLTLSPALSAMLLRSHGAKEDFLTRVMNRLLGGFFKRFNKVFHRGSTEYGRGVTGVLRRKGAMLAVYAILLGATVLISRVVPGGFVPAQDKEYLIAFAQLPNGASLDRTEKVIRDMSSIALKQPGVESAVAFPGLSVNGFTNSSSAGIVFVTLKPFKDRGDKKLSAGAIAGALNQQYGAIKDSFVAVFPPPPVLGLGTLGGFKMQLEDHGALGYAELNKAAEAFVKKAAQTPELGPTFSSYQINVPQLNVDLDRVKAKQLGVPVTDVFNTMQIYLGSLYVNDFNRFGRVYQVRVQADAPFRQRADDILQLKTRNAAGDMVPLSSLVTVTPTFGPEMVVRYNGYTAADINGGPAPGFSSGQAQAAAERVAAEVLPRGVKLEWTDLTYQQILAGNAGLWVFPISVLLVFLVLAALYESLTLPLAVILIVPMSVLSALTGVWLTGGDNNIFTQIGLMVLVGLSAKNAILIVEFARELEHDGHTPLSAAIEASRLRLRPILMTSIAFIMGVVPLVLSSGAGSEMRHAMGIAVFFGMLGVTLFGLMLTPVFYVVLRTLAGGTIHVAQKDSPHYGAPVTDA, translated from the coding sequence ATGAACATATCCAAATTCTTCATCGATCGGCCGATCTTTGCCGGCGTGCTATCGGTATTGATCCTGCTGGCGGGCGTGATTTCGCTCTTCAAGCTGCCGATCTCGGAGTATCCGGAAGTCGTGCCGCCTTCGGTGGTGGTGCACGCGCAGTATCCGGGTGCGAATCCGAAGGTGATCGCCGAGGCGGTCGCCTCGCCGCTCGAAGAGCAGATCAACGGCGTCGAGAACATGCTGTACATGCAGTCGCAAGCGAATAGCGACGGCAATCTCACGCTCACGGTGACCTTCAAGCTCGGCACCAATCCGGACCTCGCGACGCAGCTCGTGCAGAACCGCGTCAACCAGGCGCTGCCGCGCCTGCCGGAAGACGTGCAGCGTCTGGGCGTCACGACGATCAAGAGCTCGCCCACGCTGACCATGGTGGTCCACCTGATCTCGCCGAACAATCGCTATGACATGACGTATCTGCGCAATTACGCGCTGTTGAACGTCAAGGATCGGCTCGCGCGGATTCAGGGTGTCGGCGAAGTGCAGTTGTGGGGTTCGGGCGACTACGCGATGCGCGTGTGGCTCGATCCGCAGAAAGTGGCGCAACGCGGTTTGACGGCGACCGAAGTGGTCAACGCGATCCGTGAGCAGAACATCCAGGTGGCGGCCGGTGTGATCGGCGCATCGCCTTCGGTGCCGGGCACGCAGTTGCAGTTGTCGGTGAATGCGCGCGGCCGTCTGAAGACCGAGGGTGAATTCGGCGACATTATCGTCAAGACCACGCCGGACGGCGGCGTGACCTACCTGAAAGATATCGCGCGAATCGAACTCGCGGCCTCGGAATACGGCCTGCGTTCGCTGCTCGACAACAAGCCGGCGGTGGCGCTCGCCATCAACCAGGCGCCGGGTGCGAACTCGCTCGCGATTTCCGATCAGGTGCGCTCCGCGATGAAGGAACTCGCGGAAGACATGCCGGCGGGCGTCGAATACAAGATCGTCTACGACCCGACGCAGTTCGTGCGTTCGAGTATCGAGGCGGTCGTGCATACGCTGCTCGAAGCGATTGCGTTGGTGGTGATCGTGGTGATCGTGTTCCTGCAAACGTGGCGCGCGTCGATCATTCCGTTGATCGCCGTGCCGGTGTCGATCGTGGGAACGTTCTCGCTGCTGCTCGCGTTCGGTTTCTCGATCAACGCGTTGTCATTGTTCGGCATGGTGCTCGCCATCGGGATCGTGGTGGACGATGCGATCGTGGTGGTGGAGAACGTCGAGCGGAACATCGAAAACGGGCTGAGTGCGCGCGACGCGACGTACAAGGCGATGCAGGAAGTGAGCGGGCCGATTATCGCCATTGCGCTCACGCTGGTTGCCGTGTTCGTGCCGCTCGCGTTCATGACGGGTTTGACGGGCCAGTTCTACAAGCAGTTTGCGATGACCATCGCGATCTCGACGGTGATCTCCGCGTTCAACTCGCTGACCCTGTCGCCGGCCTTGTCCGCGATGCTGTTGCGCAGCCATGGCGCGAAGGAAGACTTCCTGACGCGCGTGATGAATCGCCTGCTGGGCGGTTTCTTCAAGCGTTTCAACAAGGTCTTCCATCGCGGTTCGACCGAGTATGGCCGTGGCGTGACTGGCGTGCTGCGCCGTAAGGGTGCGATGCTCGCGGTGTACGCGATCCTGCTGGGCGCGACCGTGCTGATCTCGCGTGTGGTGCCGGGCGGCTTCGTGCCGGCGCAGGACAAGGAATATCTGATTGCCTTCGCGCAATTGCCGAACGGTGCGTCGCTGGATCGCACGGAGAAGGTGATTCGCGACATGAGCTCGATTGCACTGAAGCAGCCTGGCGTGGAGAGCGCGGTGGCGTTCCCGGGACTCTCGGTGAACGGCTTCACGAATAGCTCCAGCGCGGGCATCGTGTTCGTCACGCTCAAGCCCTTCAAGGATCGTGGCGACAAAAAGCTCTCGGCCGGTGCGATTGCCGGTGCGCTGAACCAGCAATACGGTGCGATCAAGGATTCGTTCGTCGCGGTGTTCCCGCCACCACCCGTGCTCGGTCTCGGCACGCTTGGCGGCTTCAAGATGCAGTTGGAAGATCACGGCGCGCTCGGGTACGCGGAGTTGAACAAGGCAGCGGAGGCATTCGTGAAGAAGGCGGCGCAGACGCCTGAACTCGGCCCGACCTTCTCCAGCTATCAGATCAACGTGCCGCAATTGAACGTGGACCTGGATCGCGTGAAGGCAAAGCAACTCGGCGTGCCGGTCACGGACGTGTTCAACACGATGCAGATCTATCTCGGCTCGCTGTATGTGAACGACTTCAACCGTTTCGGCCGCGTGTATCAGGTGCGGGTGCAGGCGGATGCGCCGTTCCGTCAACGCGCCGACGACATCCTGCAACTGAAGACGCGCAATGCCGCAGGCGACATGGTGCCGTTGTCGTCGCTGGTGACGGTGACGCCGACGTTCGGTCCGGAAATGGTGGTCCGCTACAACGGCTACACGGCTGCCGACATCAACGGTGGACCGGCGCCCGGCTTCTCGTCGGGGCAGGCGCAAGCGGCGGCGGAACGCGTGGCGGCGGAAGTCCTACCGCGCGGTGTGAAGCTCGAATGGACCGACCTGACGTATCAGCAGATTCTGGCCGGCAATGCAGGCTTGTGGGTGTTCCCGATCAGCGTGCTGCTCGTGTTCCTCGTGCTCGCCGCACTGTATGAAAGCCTGACGCTGCCGCTCGCGGTGATCCTGATCGTGCCGATGAGCGTGCTGTCCGCGCTGACCGGCGTGTGGCTCACGGGAGGCGACAACAACATCTTCACGCAGATTGGGTTGATGGTGCTGGTGGGTTTGTCGGCGAAGAACGCGATTCTGATCGTCGAGTTCGCTCGTGAACTGGAGCACGACGGGCATACGCCGCTCTCCGCGGCGATCGAAGCGAGCCGCTTGCGTCTGCGGCCGATTCTGATGACGTCGATCGCTTTCATCATGGGCGTGGTGCCGCTGGTGTTGTCGAGCGGAGCGGGTTCGGAGATGCGTCACGCAATGGGTATCGCGGTGTTCTTCGGCATGCTCGGCGTCACGCTGTTCGGCTTGATGCTGACCCCTGTGTTCTATGTGGTGCTGCGTACGCTGGCGGGTGGAACGATTCACGTCGCGCAGAAGGATTCGCCGCACTACGGCGCGCCGGTGACGGACGCCTGA
- a CDS encoding efflux RND transporter periplasmic adaptor subunit, with protein MTILPLSRRRVAIAALVVIAVAGLGTFGAIRVDASSPAAPTIVPEVDVATVVQKTITDWQSYSGRLEAVEKVDVRSQVPGTIVSVNFKDGALVKKGDTLFVIDPRPYAAEVDRAEAQLAAAQARTGYTQSDWERAQRLIADNAIAKRDYDEKQNAAREASANLKAAQAALETARINLGYTKIVAPVSGRVSRAEITVGNVISAGASAAPLTTLVSVSPIYASFDADEQTYLQYLSRAKDGSKVPVELGLADESGYSRSGVIESVDNRLDTSSGTIRVRARFDNQDGALIPGLYARVKVGGSEPHPALLIDDAAVGTDQDKKFVLVVDAGNHVVYREIAVGGMQGNLRVVKGGLKATDRIVVNGIQRVRPGDAVRAHMVPMTTDQDPNSAPLAQTQSQPKAQPQAQAQTRTKADKNS; from the coding sequence ATGACTATCCTTCCTCTTTCCCGTCGCCGTGTGGCGATTGCCGCACTCGTCGTCATCGCCGTGGCCGGGCTGGGCACGTTCGGCGCGATCCGCGTGGATGCGAGTTCGCCCGCCGCGCCGACCATCGTGCCGGAAGTCGATGTCGCCACCGTCGTGCAGAAAACCATCACCGATTGGCAAAGCTATTCGGGCCGTCTCGAAGCCGTCGAGAAAGTGGACGTGCGATCGCAGGTGCCGGGCACCATCGTGTCCGTCAACTTCAAGGACGGCGCGCTCGTGAAGAAAGGCGACACGCTGTTCGTGATCGACCCGCGTCCGTATGCCGCCGAAGTGGATCGCGCCGAAGCGCAGCTTGCCGCCGCGCAGGCACGCACGGGCTACACCCAAAGCGATTGGGAGCGCGCGCAACGTTTGATCGCCGACAACGCGATCGCCAAGCGCGACTACGACGAGAAGCAGAACGCCGCGCGTGAAGCGAGCGCGAACCTGAAGGCCGCGCAAGCCGCGCTCGAAACCGCCCGCATCAATCTCGGCTACACGAAGATCGTCGCGCCGGTGTCGGGCCGCGTCTCGCGTGCGGAAATCACGGTGGGCAACGTGATTTCGGCGGGCGCCAGCGCGGCGCCGCTCACCACGCTGGTGTCGGTTTCGCCGATCTACGCGTCGTTCGACGCGGACGAACAGACCTATCTGCAATACCTGAGCCGCGCGAAAGACGGCAGCAAGGTGCCGGTGGAACTCGGTCTCGCGGACGAGAGCGGCTACTCGCGCAGCGGCGTGATCGAGTCGGTGGACAACCGGCTCGACACCTCGTCGGGCACGATCCGCGTGCGCGCGCGTTTCGACAACCAGGATGGTGCACTGATTCCCGGTCTGTATGCGCGCGTGAAGGTCGGCGGCAGCGAACCGCACCCTGCGCTGTTGATCGACGACGCCGCGGTGGGCACCGATCAGGACAAGAAATTCGTGCTGGTGGTGGACGCGGGCAATCACGTCGTCTATCGCGAGATCGCGGTAGGCGGCATGCAGGGCAATCTGCGTGTGGTGAAGGGCGGCCTGAAAGCCACCGACCGGATCGTCGTGAACGGCATCCAGCGTGTGCGTCCTGGCGATGCGGTGCGCGCCCATATGGTGCCCATGACGACCGATCAGGATCCGAACAGCGCGCCGCTTGCACAGACGCAATCGCAGCCGAAAGCGCAGCCACAGGCGCAAGCGCAGACGCGCACCAAAGCGGACAAGAACTCGTGA
- a CDS encoding purine nucleoside permease produces the protein MLTRSLGASAAITLAACAAFSSGPASADDNDGFSHDDGGSRGRPVKVMIISMFGPEGQVWLDNLGPWRDIAVDGLSPDYPTVHCNKQDVCVMTTGMGHSNAAASIMALTFSPRFDLRHTYFMVAGIAGIDPQQGTVGSAAWAKYLVDFGIQWEIDGREIPPGWTTGYLGINTTSPTAKPPLDYRTEVFQLNTRLADTAFALSRSVTLSDNVQAQAARAKYSYAPANRPPTVIQCDTLAGDTWWSGTLLGQRARDWTKILTDGKGVYCTTQQEDNATYEALKRAASVHKVDLNRVAVLRAGSDFDRPYDGQTSADNLLNYAAQGGFTIAIQNLFLSGNPLVQDIATHWGEWRDGVPKR, from the coding sequence ATGCTGACTCGTTCACTCGGCGCTAGTGCCGCCATTACACTCGCGGCATGTGCGGCCTTTTCGTCCGGACCGGCGAGTGCGGACGACAACGACGGTTTCTCGCATGACGACGGCGGCTCGCGAGGGCGGCCCGTCAAGGTGATGATCATTTCGATGTTCGGGCCGGAAGGGCAGGTGTGGCTCGACAACCTCGGGCCCTGGCGCGACATCGCCGTGGACGGTTTGTCGCCCGATTACCCGACGGTCCATTGCAACAAGCAGGACGTGTGCGTGATGACCACCGGCATGGGGCACAGCAACGCTGCTGCGTCGATCATGGCGTTGACGTTCTCGCCGCGTTTCGATTTGCGGCATACCTACTTCATGGTGGCCGGTATTGCGGGGATCGATCCGCAGCAGGGAACGGTCGGGTCCGCAGCTTGGGCGAAGTATCTGGTCGACTTCGGGATTCAGTGGGAGATAGACGGGCGTGAAATTCCACCCGGCTGGACGACGGGCTACCTCGGCATCAATACCACGAGTCCTACCGCCAAGCCGCCGCTCGACTACCGCACTGAAGTATTCCAGTTGAACACCCGGCTCGCGGACACGGCGTTCGCCTTGTCGCGTAGCGTGACGTTGTCCGATAACGTGCAGGCTCAGGCCGCGCGGGCCAAGTATTCGTATGCGCCCGCCAATCGGCCGCCCACTGTGATTCAGTGCGACACGCTGGCAGGCGATACCTGGTGGTCAGGCACGTTGCTCGGGCAGCGCGCGCGCGACTGGACCAAGATCCTGACCGATGGCAAGGGCGTCTACTGCACGACGCAGCAGGAGGATAACGCCACTTACGAGGCGCTCAAACGCGCGGCCTCGGTCCATAAGGTGGATTTGAATCGCGTCGCCGTGCTGCGGGCCGGCTCCGATTTCGACCGCCCGTACGATGGACAGACGAGCGCGGACAACCTGCTGAACTACGCTGCGCAAGGCGGCTTTACGATCGCTATCCAGAACCTGTTCCTCTCGGGCAATCCGCTCGTGCAGGATATCGCCACCCATTGGGGCGAGTGGCGCGACGGCGTGCCCAAGCGCTAG
- a CDS encoding DUF4148 domain-containing protein, with protein MKRNLLAGLALSLLASAPVFAQSSSGGIGRAGTYETQPTPTTSAKTREEVKAELVAAYRDGSLPALNRTTYPNKGLIGQTQAARIALQEGSNGDVTRVADGQ; from the coding sequence ATGAAACGCAATCTCTTGGCAGGCCTGGCTCTTTCGCTGCTCGCGAGCGCTCCGGTGTTTGCCCAAAGCAGCAGCGGCGGCATTGGCCGCGCCGGCACTTATGAAACACAACCCACGCCGACCACCAGCGCGAAAACGCGTGAAGAAGTGAAGGCGGAACTCGTCGCGGCCTATCGCGATGGTTCGCTGCCCGCTCTGAATCGTACGACCTATCCGAACAAAGGCCTGATCGGTCAGACGCAGGCTGCACGGATCGCATTGCAGGAAGGCAGCAACGGCGACGTCACACGCGTGGCCGACGGACAGTAA
- a CDS encoding PIN domain-containing protein, translated as MLSVDRFTVVLDACSLFPMVVRDVLLTFADHEFYAPKWSTRIHEEWTRNLATRFADKSAANDAAPKIAAIRSAMDRTFPDALVTQVLPESSEIVDVDEKDRHVVMTAVAARADAIVTFNLKDFAAEQLELSLRIEVKHPDVFIRDLIDLNEKRALAAFRDLRARKRRPPWSVDELLERLIRAGLVQTSAWLSSADVLPLL; from the coding sequence ATGCTTTCGGTTGATCGCTTTACCGTCGTGCTGGATGCATGTTCGCTATTTCCAATGGTGGTGCGCGACGTATTGCTGACTTTCGCCGATCACGAGTTCTATGCGCCGAAGTGGTCCACTCGCATTCACGAAGAGTGGACCCGCAATCTCGCAACCCGTTTCGCGGACAAAAGCGCGGCTAACGACGCCGCGCCGAAGATCGCTGCGATTCGCAGCGCTATGGATCGTACGTTTCCTGATGCGCTGGTAACACAGGTACTTCCGGAGAGTAGCGAAATTGTCGACGTCGATGAGAAAGACCGCCATGTCGTCATGACGGCAGTGGCGGCTCGGGCAGATGCGATTGTCACCTTTAACCTGAAGGACTTCGCGGCTGAACAGTTGGAGTTGAGCCTGCGTATCGAAGTGAAACACCCTGACGTCTTCATTCGTGATCTGATCGATCTCAATGAAAAGCGCGCGTTGGCTGCATTCAGGGATTTGCGAGCACGCAAACGCCGACCGCCCTGGTCGGTGGACGAGTTGCTCGAGCGGCTTATCCGCGCGGGTCTGGTTCAGACCAGCGCGTGGTTGTCCAGCGCAGACGTGCTGCCATTGTTGTAA
- a CDS encoding alpha/beta hydrolase — protein MEAFKPPYSFVPTGSEPAEADSTALEVTDVQIEGHAQDITLRLYRQAKKTALPVLLYFHGGGFTKGSIEQADYASRYFAEHLPALVVSVGYSLAPQFPFPAAPEDAHRAALWVQTRARAFGGNSKKVGVAGHDAGGQLANCLAFIARDRGDVRISAQALFGPMLDPSLTRLGDEKRLGSDITAKECAACYRAYLPQASQRMHPYAAPLESSRLAGLPATLIATAQNDVLHVEAEKYASSLIDAGVLTQVVRYPSVSHAALADHPPALQEAVRFFQWRFDARAHR, from the coding sequence ATGGAAGCATTTAAACCGCCGTACTCCTTCGTGCCCACTGGCAGCGAGCCGGCAGAGGCCGACAGCACGGCACTGGAAGTCACTGACGTGCAGATCGAAGGACACGCGCAGGACATCACGTTACGCCTGTACCGGCAGGCAAAAAAAACCGCATTGCCGGTACTGCTTTATTTCCACGGTGGTGGATTTACGAAGGGATCGATCGAACAGGCCGATTACGCCTCGCGTTATTTCGCAGAACACTTACCGGCTCTCGTCGTGTCGGTGGGCTATTCGCTCGCGCCGCAGTTTCCGTTTCCGGCCGCGCCTGAAGACGCGCACCGCGCGGCGCTGTGGGTGCAAACGCGAGCGCGTGCATTCGGCGGCAACAGCAAGAAGGTGGGTGTGGCCGGTCACGATGCGGGCGGCCAGCTGGCCAATTGCCTCGCCTTTATTGCGCGCGATCGTGGCGACGTGCGCATTTCCGCGCAGGCGCTGTTCGGGCCGATGCTCGATCCGAGCCTCACGCGCCTGGGTGACGAAAAGCGCCTCGGTTCGGACATTACCGCGAAAGAGTGCGCGGCGTGTTATCGCGCGTATCTGCCGCAAGCGTCGCAGCGCATGCATCCGTATGCCGCGCCGCTCGAATCGTCGCGCCTCGCGGGGCTGCCCGCCACGCTGATCGCGACGGCGCAAAACGACGTGCTGCACGTGGAAGCGGAGAAATACGCCAGCAGTCTGATCGACGCCGGAGTGCTGACCCAGGTGGTCCGCTATCCGAGTGTGTCGCATGCCGCGTTGGCCGATCATCCGCCCGCCTTGCAGGAAGCGGTGCGATTTTTTCAGTGGCGTTTCGACGCGCGCGCCCATCGATAG
- a CDS encoding LysR family transcriptional regulator, which yields MDRLQAMQVFTRVVDTNSFTRAAETLDLPRASVTTIIQNLEAFLGTRLMHRTTRRLSLTPDGAAYYERCVRILADVEETEASFQSGNKKPHGKLRIDMPGSIGRLLVIPSLCEFHTRYPDIDLQLGLTDRPVDLLQEGVDCVVRVGALQDSSLVARRIGLFEGVTCAAPDYIGRAGMPTSLEDLENHKAVNYFSSRTGRTLDWAFMVDGKEVEVKMKSIVSVNDADAYVTCGLEGFGLIQPALFMVLPHLRSGQLVEVLPELKPLPMPISAVYPHSRHLSPKVRVFVDWIAELFDRCPLLSGRGSLDATCTMRTFEERESAPSLDTPVITEWVA from the coding sequence ATGGACCGGCTTCAGGCCATGCAAGTGTTCACACGTGTCGTCGACACCAACAGCTTTACCCGCGCAGCGGAAACGCTCGACCTGCCGCGCGCATCGGTTACCACGATTATTCAGAACCTCGAAGCGTTCCTCGGCACGCGTCTGATGCATCGGACCACGCGGCGCCTGTCGCTCACGCCGGACGGCGCGGCGTACTACGAACGCTGCGTGCGTATCCTTGCGGACGTTGAAGAAACCGAGGCCAGTTTTCAAAGCGGCAATAAAAAGCCGCACGGCAAGCTGCGCATCGACATGCCGGGGTCGATTGGCCGCCTGCTGGTGATTCCTTCGCTGTGTGAATTCCACACGCGCTATCCGGACATCGACCTGCAACTCGGCCTGACGGACCGGCCGGTGGATCTGTTGCAGGAAGGCGTGGACTGCGTGGTGCGGGTTGGCGCGCTACAGGATTCCTCGCTAGTGGCACGCCGTATCGGTTTGTTCGAGGGCGTGACCTGCGCGGCCCCCGATTACATCGGGCGCGCGGGCATGCCCACTTCGCTCGAAGACCTGGAGAATCACAAAGCAGTCAATTACTTTTCGAGCCGCACGGGGCGCACGCTCGATTGGGCCTTCATGGTTGACGGCAAAGAAGTCGAAGTGAAAATGAAGAGCATCGTGTCGGTGAACGACGCCGATGCCTACGTGACGTGCGGGTTGGAAGGCTTCGGACTGATTCAGCCGGCGCTCTTCATGGTGCTGCCGCATCTGCGTTCGGGCCAACTGGTGGAAGTCCTGCCGGAGCTGAAACCTTTGCCGATGCCGATTTCCGCAGTCTATCCGCACAGCCGGCATCTGTCGCCTAAAGTCCGCGTTTTCGTAGACTGGATCGCGGAGTTGTTCGACCGTTGCCCGTTGCTGAGCGGACGCGGCAGTCTCGACGCAACCTGTACGATGCGCACTTTCGAAGAACGCGAGTCGGCACCGAGTCTCGACACGCCGGTGATAACGGAATGGGTCGCGTGA